The following coding sequences lie in one Candidatus Kaelpia imicola genomic window:
- the accC gene encoding acetyl-CoA carboxylase biotin carboxylase subunit produces the protein MFEKILIANRGEIALRVIRACKDLRIKTVAVYSKADEECLHVKFADEALCIGPAPSKDSYLNIPAIISAAEITDVEAIHPGYGFLAEDYHFAEVCKSCKLSFIGPSSKNLQLMGDKLRAREVAKRANIPVIPGSDGPVTNEEEAIAVANRIGYPVVIKAVAGGGGKGMRVCHNDIRLVSAYITAQREAEEAFGNKDVYIEKFVSNIRHVEVQILADKHGNAIHLGERDCTVQRRFQKLIEESPSPRVNSKLRKKLGEVALKLVKTIGYDNVGTVEFVLDENNKFYFLEMNTRIQVEHPVTEVVTGVDILKEQIKSASGEKLGLSQPKIKVSGHAIECRINAEDPYNGFLPSPGKIEELYFPGGFGLRVDTHVYSGYNIPPFYDSLIAKVIAYGQNRDEALINMRRALDELLIRPLKTTTPFLREIVQDERFCQGSYYTDFVERFLQKEKG, from the coding sequence ATGTTTGAAAAGATATTAATTGCAAACAGGGGTGAGATAGCACTGCGTGTAATACGCGCCTGTAAGGATTTGAGGATTAAGACAGTTGCTGTTTACTCTAAGGCGGATGAGGAATGCCTCCATGTTAAATTTGCCGATGAGGCGCTGTGTATCGGTCCTGCGCCGTCTAAGGATAGCTACCTCAATATTCCGGCTATAATAAGTGCTGCAGAGATTACAGACGTTGAGGCAATACATCCGGGTTATGGATTTTTAGCAGAAGACTATCATTTTGCCGAAGTATGTAAATCTTGCAAGCTCTCTTTTATAGGCCCAAGTTCTAAAAATCTACAATTAATGGGTGATAAGCTTAGGGCTCGAGAGGTTGCGAAGAGAGCCAATATTCCGGTTATACCGGGGTCTGATGGTCCTGTTACCAATGAAGAGGAGGCGATTGCCGTTGCCAATCGTATCGGCTATCCTGTGGTGATAAAAGCTGTTGCCGGAGGCGGAGGTAAGGGGATGCGTGTCTGCCATAATGATATTAGGTTAGTGTCGGCTTATATTACTGCTCAGAGAGAGGCTGAGGAGGCCTTCGGTAATAAGGATGTATATATCGAGAAATTTGTTTCAAATATTAGACATGTTGAGGTACAGATTTTAGCTGATAAGCACGGCAACGCAATCCATCTCGGAGAGAGAGATTGTACGGTTCAGAGAAGGTTTCAGAAGCTGATTGAAGAGAGCCCGTCTCCCAGGGTAAATAGTAAACTAAGGAAGAAACTCGGAGAGGTAGCTTTAAAGCTTGTAAAGACTATTGGCTATGATAATGTCGGAACGGTTGAATTTGTGCTTGATGAAAATAATAAGTTCTATTTTCTTGAGATGAATACAAGAATACAGGTTGAACACCCAGTTACTGAAGTTGTAACAGGAGTTGACATTCTTAAAGAACAGATTAAGAGCGCCTCAGGTGAGAAGCTTGGGCTTTCGCAACCTAAGATTAAAGTGAGTGGTCATGCTATTGAATGCAGGATAAATGCTGAAGATCCTTACAATGGATTTCTGCCTTCTCCCGGCAAGATAGAAGAACTCTATTTCCCCGGAGGGTTTGGGTTGAGAGTTGATACTCATGTCTATTCAGGCTACAATATTCCGCCTTTTTACGATTCTTTGATTGCCAAGGTTATAGCCTATGGGCAGAATAGAGATGAAGCTTTAATAAATATGAGACGTGCTCTAGACGAACTTTTAATCAGGCCGCTTAAGACTACGACTCCTTTTTTGAGAGAGATAGTTCAGGATGAGAGATTTTGTCAAGGTAGTTACTATACTGATTTCGTAGAGAGATTCTTGCAGAAAGAGAAAGGGTAG
- the accB gene encoding acetyl-CoA carboxylase biotin carboxyl carrier protein, whose translation MDIKKIKEMIELMNREDLVEVELEEEGKRIKLRKKEEQPVREIQPLSPQTQPQEYIKEVDRAEEGVYYINSPMVGTFYRTPAPDAAPYTDINKKVEVGDTVCIVEAMKLMNEIKSEYRGRVADVLVENGDPVDFGHPLFKIIPE comes from the coding sequence ATGGATATAAAAAAGATTAAAGAGATGATTGAGCTTATGAACAGAGAAGACCTTGTTGAAGTCGAATTGGAGGAAGAGGGTAAGCGTATAAAACTGCGTAAGAAAGAAGAGCAGCCGGTTAGAGAGATTCAGCCTCTCTCTCCTCAAACTCAACCTCAGGAGTATATTAAGGAGGTAGATAGAGCAGAAGAGGGTGTGTATTATATCAACTCTCCTATGGTCGGAACTTTTTACAGGACCCCTGCTCCGGATGCTGCTCCCTATACTGATATAAATAAGAAGGTAGAGGTGGGAGATACCGTATGTATTGTCGAAGCTATGAAGTTGATGAATGAGATCAAATCTGAATATAGAGGCAGGGTTGCAGATGTTCTTGTTGAGAATGGTGATCCGGTAGATTTTGGCCACCCTCTTTTTAAAATTATACCTGAATAA
- the efp gene encoding elongation factor P encodes MIPANQIKRGMVIKLEEKLFAVVNFSHTKPGKGGAYLRVRLKDVSNGQVIERTISTDEKVDNAYVEERRMNYIYRDSQSYHFMDDETYEDVAIAADDIEEIKDFLKESSHINATMYEGKIVVLSLPMFVKLEIIETDPGFKGDTVKTGTKPAKLETGATIQVPLFIDKGDVVKIDTRTAGYIERV; translated from the coding sequence ATGATTCCTGCGAATCAGATAAAGAGAGGCATGGTGATTAAGTTAGAAGAGAAACTTTTTGCTGTTGTCAATTTTTCACACACAAAGCCTGGTAAAGGCGGAGCCTATTTAAGAGTGAGGCTTAAAGATGTATCAAATGGGCAGGTGATAGAGCGTACTATCTCTACAGATGAGAAGGTTGACAATGCTTACGTTGAAGAGAGACGGATGAACTATATTTACAGGGATTCTCAGAGTTATCATTTTATGGACGATGAGACTTACGAAGATGTTGCTATAGCAGCGGATGATATTGAAGAGATAAAAGATTTTCTTAAAGAGAGCTCCCATATTAATGCAACAATGTATGAGGGTAAGATAGTTGTCCTCTCTTTACCTATGTTTGTTAAATTGGAGATCATTGAAACCGACCCCGGTTTTAAGGGTGATACGGTCAAGACAGGGACAAAGCCGGCAAAGCTTGAGACCGGCGCTACAATACAGGTCCCTCTTTTTATAGATAAAGGCGATGTTGTAAAAATTGATACTAGAACCGCTGGATATATAGAGAGGGTATAG
- a CDS encoding Xaa-Pro peptidase family protein, whose translation MSLNQKRILKLRNSLSLSGFDSIFLLDCNNVRYLLNSDIEAALFISQSGSDNLIVSDLRYREQLDRIKAPGFKKIIRENSPVDELIKMLRLKKRPHKIALENSIPLSSYIKLKNNLNKHKFMGSDSVAELREIKDKSEIEKISRAVKITKDSLASLSKSLKGGMTELEVQGLLELEFRKRAADGSAFPSIVASGARSALPHAKARAEKIRKKDGFVLIDCGAVFRGYCADLTHVFFWDKIPKIVKKAYGVIEEVRDFIFSSLSEGVKMGEIAAKAEKLIERRGFKSALRHSLGHGIGIEVHEKPFFNKSSKEIFRESMVLTVEPGLYFPGIGGVRVEDVVVVKKRGLKVL comes from the coding sequence ATGTCTTTAAATCAGAAAAGAATCTTAAAGTTAAGAAATAGTCTCTCATTATCCGGATTTGATTCTATTTTTTTATTAGATTGCAACAATGTACGCTATCTTCTAAATTCAGATATAGAGGCAGCTCTCTTTATATCCCAATCCGGTTCTGATAATCTAATTGTATCCGACTTAAGATATAGAGAGCAGCTCGATAGAATAAAAGCTCCCGGGTTTAAAAAGATTATAAGAGAGAACTCTCCTGTAGATGAGTTGATAAAAATGTTAAGACTAAAAAAGAGGCCCCATAAGATTGCTCTTGAAAACAGTATCCCTCTTTCAAGTTATATTAAACTTAAAAACAATCTCAATAAGCATAAGTTTATGGGCTCAGATTCGGTAGCTGAATTGAGAGAGATTAAGGATAAGAGTGAGATAGAGAAGATATCCAGAGCGGTTAAAATAACGAAAGATTCATTGGCTTCTTTGAGTAAGAGCCTTAAGGGCGGGATGACTGAACTTGAAGTTCAGGGATTGCTTGAGCTTGAGTTTAGAAAGAGAGCAGCCGATGGCTCTGCTTTTCCTTCTATAGTTGCTTCCGGGGCAAGAAGTGCTCTGCCTCATGCAAAGGCAAGAGCTGAAAAAATAAGAAAAAAGGATGGATTTGTTCTTATTGACTGCGGAGCGGTCTTTAGGGGGTACTGTGCTGACTTGACACACGTCTTCTTTTGGGATAAAATTCCCAAGATAGTTAAAAAGGCTTACGGGGTAATTGAAGAGGTGAGAGATTTTATTTTCTCTTCTCTATCTGAAGGTGTTAAAATGGGGGAGATTGCAGCCAAGGCTGAGAAGTTAATCGAGCGAAGAGGGTTTAAGTCTGCCCTAAGGCATAGCTTAGGGCATGGGATAGGCATTGAAGTACATGAGAAGCCATTTTTTAATAAGAGCTCAAAAGAGATATTCAGAGAGAGTATGGTTTTAACTGTTGAGCCGGGATTATATTTTCCTGGGATTGGCGGTGTTAGAGTAGAAGATGTAGTTGTGGTTAAAAAGAGAGGGCTTAAGGTATTGTAA